GGAGCGCCGCGCGCCTCTGACCGATGAGCGACGAGGACCGGCGCCCTGAGCTGCTGCCCTGACCGGTGACGACGAGCCGACCACCATCCGCGACCACCGTGCCCCTTGCGTCGCGCCGCCAAGCCCGACCCTCTTTCGTCGCTCCACTGCCAGTGACGGGGACAtccgccgacggtgctccatctcCTGGCTGCTGCAGTTCATCACCACCTCTCGTCCTCTTCGAGGTTGGTGCTGGGTCATCGCCTGCTGTTCTTCCGGTGTTGTACCTTGCAGCTGAATCCTGAAGGCGAGCAAGATACTTCATCTCTCTATGTGCATATGTGATGTCAAGATTGTCATTCTTTTATGTGAATCAATTATATTGTTCAAGTTCTGTGATGTTCAAATTAAGGTTGATATAGTGGCTTGCCTTTTTTTGGCTTGTATATATTCACGACAGATTCGTGCCATGCTGCTTTATGTACTAACTAGGCTATAAGTAGTATCTTTTTGTTAGTTTGTATGTTCCTGTGTACCATTAGATGAAGAAATGGTTCAGTAACGAGTAACCTGTTCTTTTGTAGATGCTTTCTATACTGGAATCTGAACATGATGAGGGATTGAAGGACAAAGATGATGCATTTATGAGTGTAGATGCAGAGGTAGATGCAGAAGCAGATGCAGAAGCAGCGGCTGCAGAAGCAGGAGACGAATCATTCTTACGTAGCAtcattgaagatgaagatgccgaagCAAAAGTTGGTGAAGGTGCCAATCCAGAAGCTGCTCAAGATGACAAGCCAAAAGGACGGAAGCAAATGGCATCAAGATCACAAATCTGGGAGCATTTTACCAAAGTTTTTGATGACAAGGGGTTAGTAAAGGAAGTAAAATGCAAGTATTGTGACCGACCAATTCAAGCTACTACATCaatcaatggaacaacagcaatGCGCAGGCACTTTGGTACATGCAAGCGCAGTCCGAATAAGAAAATGGATCCAAATCAGACCACTTTGCAAGCAACTCCAGGAGATGGCATTAATACTTGGAGATATGATGCAGAAAAAGTTAGGAAGGCATTTGCTGTGATGGTCATAGAGGATGAACTGCCTTTTGCATTTGGTGAGAAATCTGGATTCAGAAAGTTCATTTCAATCGCTTGCCCCCGCTTTACTCCACCATCAAGAAGAACTTGTACTAGGGACACTGTCAAAATCTATCTAGATGAGAAATGCAAGTTGAAAAAGTTTTTCAAAGAGAATTGTGGAAGTGTGTGTGTAACCACTGATTGTTGGACTTCTCAGCAGCAAGATGGCTATATGGTAGTGACTGCACACTTCGTTGATGAAGAGTGGAAGTATCATAAGAAGATTATTAATTTCATTATGGTGAAGGGCCACAAAGGGAAGGATCTTGGGAAGAACTTGCAGAGATGTTTGATGGAATGGGGGCTAGAGAGAGTTATGACAGTCACCGTGGATAATGCAAGCAATAATGATGGCTGCATTGTTCACTTGAGAAAGTGCATGGTTGAGGCCAAAACTAGCATAGCTGCTGGAAAGTTTTTGCATATGAGATGTGCGGCACATATTGTCAACCTTATTGTACAAGATGGCCTAAAAGAAGTTGAACTTTCAATCAAACGTGTCCGAGCTGCTGTGCGATACATCAAGAATGGGACTTCTCGGTTGGTAAAATTCAAAGAGCTAGCATTGGAAGAAAAAGTTAAGAGCAAAGCATTCTTGAACCTAGATGTATGCACTCGGTGGAACTCAACTTACATAATGTTGAAGGCTGCCATCACCTACGCGAAGGTGTTTACAAGGTACTGTGAGGATGACCCATTGTATGCGTTGGACTTGTCTGAAGAAAAAGGAGGATTTGGGTATCCAGATGAAATGGATTGGGAAAATGCTAGGAAAATGGCTGCCTTTCTTGCTCATTTTTATGATCTTACTATTCGTGTGTCATCCTCACTTCATGTCACTTCCAACAACTTTCTTTTCGAGGTTGGCAATATACACATATTGGTTCAAAATTGGATGAGCAGTACAGATCCTTTGCAAAAACCTATGGCAGAGAGGATAAAAGAAAAGTTTGACAAATACTGGGGGTCTTGGCATGAGAATGAAAAGGTGAAGGATAAGGGTCCTATTGTAAATGAAAGAgggaaagggaagaagaaggagaaggaggagaaggagaaggaaaatcTCAACTTGCTCATTTTTATTGCTGCAGCTCTTGATCCAAGGTATAAGCTTTCTGATTTCACTAGGCTCACTACTTTggaatgttggaaatatgccctagaggcaataataaattggttattattatatttccttgttcatgataaacgtttattatccatgctagaattgtattgataggaaactcagatacatgtgtggatacatagacaacaccatgtccctagtaagcctctagttgactagctcgttgatcaatagatagttacggtttcctgaccatggacattggatgtcgttgataacgggatcacatcattaggagaatgatgtgatggacaagacccaatcctaagcctagcacaagatcgtgtagttcgtttgctcagagctttttctaatgtcaagtatcgtttccttagaccatgagattgtgcaactcccggataccgtaggaatgctttgggtgtaccaaacgtcacaacgtaactgggtggctataaaggtgcactacaggtatctccgaaagtgtctgttgggttggcacgaatcgagactgggatttgtcactccgtgtaaacagagaggtatctctgggcccacttggtaggacatcatcattatgtgcacaatgtgaccaaggagttgatcatgggatgatgtgagttacggaacgagtaaagagacttgccggtaacgagattgaacaaggtatagggataccgacgatcgaatctcgggcaagtaacatatcgatagacaaagggaattgtatacgggattgattgaatccccgacatcgtggttcatccgatgagatcatcgtggaacatgtgggagccaacatgggtatccagatcccgctgttggttattgaccggagaacgtctcggtcatgtctgcatggttcccgaacccgtagggtctacacacttaaggttcgatgacgctagggttatagggaaagtatgtacgtggttaccgaatgttgttcggagtcccggatgagatcccggacgtcacgaggagttcggaatggtccggaggtaaagatttatatatgggaagtcctgttttggtcaccggaaaagtttcgggtgatatcggtaatgtaccgggaccaccgggagggtcccgggggtccaccaagtggggccaccagccccagaaggctgcatgggccaagtgtgggaggggaccagccccaggtgggctggtgcgcccccccccccccaccaaggcccaaggcgcatgggagagtgggagggggcaaaccttaggtccagatgggccttagggcccatctagtgggg
The Aegilops tauschii subsp. strangulata cultivar AL8/78 chromosome 3, Aet v6.0, whole genome shotgun sequence genome window above contains:
- the LOC109782303 gene encoding zinc finger BED domain-containing protein RICESLEEPER 2-like, which produces MLLYMLSILESEHDEGLKDKDDAFMSVDAEVDAEADAEAAAAEAGDESFLRSIIEDEDAEAKVGEGANPEAAQDDKPKGRKQMASRSQIWEHFTKVFDDKGLVKEVKCKYCDRPIQATTSINGTTAMRRHFGTCKRSPNKKMDPNQTTLQATPGDGINTWRYDAEKVRKAFAVMVIEDELPFAFGEKSGFRKFISIACPRFTPPSRRTCTRDTVKIYLDEKCKLKKFFKENCGSVCVTTDCWTSQQQDGYMVVTAHFVDEEWKYHKKIINFIMVKGHKGKDLGKNLQRCLMEWGLERVMTVTVDNASNNDGCIVHLRKCMVEAKTSIAAGKFLHMRCAAHIVNLIVQDGLKEVELSIKRVRAAVRYIKNGTSRLVKFKELALEEKVKSKAFLNLDVCTRWNSTYIMLKAAITYAKVFTRYCEDDPLYALDLSEEKGGFGYPDEMDWENARKMAAFLAHFYDLTIRVSSSLHVTSNNFLFEVGNIHILVQNWMSSTDPLQKPMAERIKEKFDKYWGSWHENEKVKDKGPIVNERGKGKKKEKEEKEKENLNLLIFIAAALDPREIHAYFGDIQ